From the genome of Gemmatimonadales bacterium, one region includes:
- a CDS encoding HigA family addiction module antidote protein: protein MSIPYTRASKRRPTHPGEMLREDFMPDYRLTVTSLAEAAGVSRQSINELLRERRALSPEMALRFSRLFGNSAEFWLNAQRAVDLWDAAQALKAEMARIKPLRVA from the coding sequence ATGAGCATCCCCTACACGCGCGCATCGAAGCGGCGCCCGACCCACCCCGGCGAGATGCTGCGCGAGGATTTCATGCCGGACTACCGCCTCACGGTGACGAGCCTGGCTGAGGCTGCGGGGGTCTCGCGCCAGTCCATCAATGAGCTCCTGCGGGAACGGCGGGCCCTCAGCCCGGAAATGGCCCTGCGATTCTCCCGCCTGTTCGGCAACTCGGCCGAGTTTTGGCTGAATGCGCAACGAGCGGTCGATCTGTGGGACGCCGCCCAAGCCCTCAAGGCGGAGATGGCCCGCATCAAGCCCCTGCGTGTCGCGTAA